GTTCAGCCGCCGTGGCGGCGGGACTCACTTCTTCTTCTGCCAGGCGAAGAGGTTCCACGTGACACCGCCGCTGACGCCGACGTAGGCGATCGGGCCGATGTCCGCGGTCGCCGCGGCGAAGTCGGGCAGCTGGAACAGCGGCACGCTGTGCAGGTCGTCGCGCATCAGCTTGTCGATGTCGTTCATCATCTTGATGCGCTTCTGGTAGTCCAGCTCGCCGTTGGCGGCCTTCCAGGTCTCGTCGACCTTCTTGTTCGAGTAGTTGTTGTAGTTACCCGAACCACCGGCGTCCTTGGTCGCGTAGTTGCCGTACGCGCCGGACTTCAGCGGCTGGCCGACCCACGCGAACAGCGCCGCGTCGAACTCGCTCGCGGTGAGCCGCTTGGAGTTGAAGTCGTCGGCCTGGTCGTCGACGATCTCGATGCCCGCCTGGCGGCACTTGTCCTGCAGGATGCGGACGGTGTCGGAGCGGCGCTGGACGACCTTGTGGCCCAGCTTGAAGGAGGCGCGGAACTCGCCCTTGGTGTAGATGCCGTCGCCGCCCTGCTTCCAGCCGGCGTCTTCCAGCGTCTTCTTGGCCGCGGCCACGTCACCCTTGCCGACGTCGCCGTAGTGGTCCTCGTAACCGACCTCGTTCGGCATCATGGTCAGCGAGCCCAGCGGCTTGGCGGCCGGGTCCACGTCCTTGATCAGCTTGTCGACCAGGCCCTGGTTGTCGAAGCACTGGGCGATGGCCAGGCGCAGTTCCTTGTTCTGCTTGAACAGCGCGCGGTCCATGTTGAAGTCGACGTGCTCGAAGGTCTGACCACCGGCGGCGAAGACCTGGAAGGCGCCGTCACCACGCAGCTGCTGGGCGACCGCGGGGTCGGCCTGCGGCGCGATGACCTGGACTTCCTTGTTCTGCAGCTGCTGGGTGGCCGACTGCGAGTCGGTGTTGGTCTTCAGCAGGACCCGGGACGGACCGCCGGGGTTGCCCCACCACTTCGGGTTGCGGACCAGCACGGTCAGGTTCTTCAGGTCCGTGGACTCGATCATGTACGGACCCGCGGACAGCGACAGCTCCTTGTCGAAGCCCCGCCAGCCCTTGGTGAAGAACTCGGCCGCCTTGGTCACCTGCTCGCCGGTGTCCTCCGGCTTGATCTTGGTGATGTCGGCGATGCCGGTCTTCTTCTCCAGCACGTGGGCCGGGAGGATGCCGTCGCTACCGGGCGAGGAGAAGATGCCCCGGTAGTCGGCGTACGGCTTGTCCTTGAAGAAGGTCGTGGTGATCGTCTTGTCGTTGTCCGAGCACTCGAGCTTCTCGATGTTCTCGTAGCCCGTCGGCGTCGTGTCCCAGATCGACGCTTCCTTGCCGTCCTCGCCCTTGACGGTGGCCTTGCTCGTCGCCGCCAGCCACTTGAGGTAGAAGTCGTCGCAGTCGACCGGCTCGCCATCCTGCCAGACGGCCTCCTTGCGGACCTTCCACTCGATGACCTGCGGGTCGTTCGAGGTGACCTTGATGGACTCCATCAGGTCGCCGTCGACCTTGATCACGAGCTTGCCGTCGACGTAGTCGGTGAAGTACGGCGAGGGGATCACGTTGGACAGCGCGATCGTGTTCGCGAAGCTGTTGGACGCACCAATGTAGTTCTGGTAGTCGTCCATGCCCTCTTCAACGGCGATGGCGACCTCGCCGATGTCGTCCACCTTCGGTCGCTTGAACAGCTCGTCCTGACCACCGATCTTGCCGGGGTCGGCGTTCTGCTGGCCACCCTGGTCGCCGCTGGTGCCGCCGCCACCACACGCACTCAGCACGAGTGCGGCGCCGGTCAACAGCGCAAGCGCCGAGACAGCCTTTGATCTCCTCATCGACACGTGCCCTCCTAGCACTGGGTTGGAGCGACCGTTTGAGCCGACTTCCACCCATAACCGTGATGTGCCAAACGCGCCCCGAACCGACACACCGTTGCAGCACGATAAGAAGCCGCCGCAAGCAGGGTCACGACCCACCGGCCGATCGTGACCAAAGGGTGACACGCTGGTAGCAGCACGCTACTCCGTCGTTACCGGGCGGGAGCGTTCGTTAACCGGACGACGGGAATACTGTCAACATCGACCGCCGGCCGCATCTTGAGCGTAGGTCGTCCTTCTGTCAAAGAGAAGAGTTAACGGTCAACGATCTTGGCGACGCCATGTCGGAGCACCGCTCAGCGGCCCCGCGAAGGGGGCGCCCGGGGTGACGTTCTGCGCCTCCGGCAGGACCACCAGCAGGTCTGCTACCTGGAACAACGGCATCGAAACGGCCTGCTGCCACAGCAGCGGCTCGACCTTGGCGAGGGTGTCGGACAGCAGCGCGCGACCGGTCAGCGCCTCCTCGATCGGGCCCTGCACGGCCTGGTCGCAGAAACCGGACAGATTCGCCGGAATGGGTGTACCGCCCTCCGCCGAGGAGGTGCGGCAGCCAAATGCGGAAGCGAGTGCGGCGGACGAATCACCGGTGTCCACGCGCGGCACGACGGCAATGTCGACCACCTCCGCGTTGGAAGTGGCGGTGCCCGAGAGATCACGGCCGAACAA
This DNA window, taken from Saccharothrix variisporea, encodes the following:
- a CDS encoding ABC transporter family substrate-binding protein — encoded protein: MRRSKAVSALALLTGAALVLSACGGGGTSGDQGGQQNADPGKIGGQDELFKRPKVDDIGEVAIAVEEGMDDYQNYIGASNSFANTIALSNVIPSPYFTDYVDGKLVIKVDGDLMESIKVTSNDPQVIEWKVRKEAVWQDGEPVDCDDFYLKWLAATSKATVKGEDGKEASIWDTTPTGYENIEKLECSDNDKTITTTFFKDKPYADYRGIFSSPGSDGILPAHVLEKKTGIADITKIKPEDTGEQVTKAAEFFTKGWRGFDKELSLSAGPYMIESTDLKNLTVLVRNPKWWGNPGGPSRVLLKTNTDSQSATQQLQNKEVQVIAPQADPAVAQQLRGDGAFQVFAAGGQTFEHVDFNMDRALFKQNKELRLAIAQCFDNQGLVDKLIKDVDPAAKPLGSLTMMPNEVGYEDHYGDVGKGDVAAAKKTLEDAGWKQGGDGIYTKGEFRASFKLGHKVVQRRSDTVRILQDKCRQAGIEIVDDQADDFNSKRLTASEFDAALFAWVGQPLKSGAYGNYATKDAGGSGNYNNYSNKKVDETWKAANGELDYQKRIKMMNDIDKLMRDDLHSVPLFQLPDFAAATADIGPIAYVGVSGGVTWNLFAWQKKK